Genomic window (Dyadobacter fanqingshengii):
CAGCCCCTGCCCCGCGGCAAGCCACGTTTTTTACCGGGCATCCGTAGTTGATGTCAATCAGATCCGGATTTACGCGGGAAGCAATCTCAGCGCAGGAACCCATGGTGTCTATATCACTGCCAAAAAGCTGAATCCCAACCGGCCTTTCGTATTCAAATATGTCAAGCTTTTGCACGCTTTTCGCTGCGTCGCGGATCAATCCTTCTGACGACACAAATTCTGTGTACATCAGATCCGCCCCGTTTTCCTTGCAAACCGCCCTGAAAGGAGGATCACTCACGTCCTCCATGGGTGCGAGCAGCAGTGGAAAATCACCTAACGCTATGTTTCCGATTTTTACCATTTCAAAAGGGAAGACCCCTAAGCCTTATTTTTAAATTCATAATTAACTGTAAATTTACATCAATTATGCAAAATAGTAACTCTATTCAGTTAGTTTCCCGTGTACCCGGCACAGGAGGCAGTTTGTTGGTCCTCATCGGCTTTGTGCTCATTGGTATGGCAGTGGGCAATATTCTGGCGGTAATGGTGCTTGCGCTTTATTTGCAGGTAGATACAAATAGCATTACCACCGTTTTGAACCAATTACTGAGCGATCCCGGCGGCGTGAAAAATGGCTGGTATGCTTTAATGATGCTTCAAGGCACGGTTCATTTCTTTTCCTATCTGCTTCCCTCGCTTATATTCTGGATTTATATAGATCGCAAAACCATTGCAGAATTCGATTTCAGGCCCAAACCGGCGTTTCGGATATGGTTACTTGCTTTTTTGCTTGTGTTGGCTTTTATTCCTGTTAACAGCAAGTTCATCGAATGGAATGCAGCCATGAAACTGCCCGACGCATTGTCTGGCCTGGAATTGTGGATGAAGGAAAAAGAGAATCAATTGTCGGTCATGACGGCTTTTATGACCGAATATACACAGTTCAGCCAGCTCCTGGTCGCATTGTTTATTGTCGTTTTATTGCCCGCGTTGGGAGAAGAAGTGCTTTTTCGCGGCGTTATTCAGACTAAGCTGATTAAGTTGTGGGGAAATCCTCACGCAGGGATTTGGGTCGCCGCCGCTATATTTAGTGCCATACATTTCCAGTTTTACGGATTTTTGCCCCGGATGATGTTGGGGGCAGTGTTTGGTTACTTATATTACTGGACCGGAAACATTTGGATTGCTATACTCGCACATTTTGTCAATAATGGCTTCGTGCTGGTGATGATGTATCTCAATAATATTGGTGTTATCAACATTAATATTGAAGAGACGAAGTCAATGCCGCTGATGCTGATCTTATCTTCATTGCTGGTTTCTGCTGGCATACTGTTTTCTATCAGGAAAGCGAGTGCGATGCAGAATGAAGCGGTTGTCGTGGATAAGGAATTTTAAATCAATCTTTTAACAAATAATATGGCTGAGAATTGGGTAAAGGCTTTTCAGAGCGCACAAATGATGCGTGCAGAAATTGCCCGTGAAATTTTAGAGCAGAACGGAATTGCGGCCGTCATTGTAGACAAAAAGGATAGCAGTTATCCGGTATTCGGAATGTATGAAGTGCATGTGCCGACGAGTGATATCTCGCAGGCTCAAACAATAATAACGAATGAGGGAGCGCTTAACGAGTCTGAATAATTTACAGCAAAGGACCATCACCGCGCTGGCGGGTGTATTTGTGATCATAAGTTGCATTCTTTACAATGAATTGACCTTTCTGCTTCTTTTTTGCACCATCAGCTCGCTTACCCAACTGGAATTTTACAAGCTCCTGGGCCTTGATGGAAATCAGCCGCTGACATATTATGGAACGTTCTGTGGCACAGTCATGATATTACTTGCGTATCTGATAGAGCAAGACATTGTGCCGTTTGAAAATTACTTCATAATCAGCCCGCTGCTATCCATGATATTCTTTATTAAGCTCTATAAAAAGAATGATCTGAAACCTTTTACGAACATTGGTTTCACATTTCTGGGCATTATTTATGTGGCGCTGCCCTTTGCGCTCATCATTGTGATGGCCATGCGCGGGGGAAATTATAACTATGAAATTGTTTTAGGAAGCTTGCTATTGCTTTGGGCTTCTGACATCGGCGGTTATTTTGCAGGGACAAATTTTGGTAAAAGAAAGCTCTTTGAGCGTATTTCCCCCAAGAAATCATGGGAAGGAGCAGTGGGAAGTGCGGTCTTTGCGGCTTTTATCGCGTTTGCGCTCGGTTATTATTTCCGTACCTTCGAACCCTGGAAATGGTATTGTATCGGAGCCATTATCGTGGTTGTAGGCACTTACGGCGATCTTGTAGAGTCGCTTTTCAAGCGGAGCATTGCCATTAAGGACTCGGGAAGTAGTATTCCCGGTCACGGAGGCTTTTTAGATCGGTTTGATGGTCTGCTTCTTTCTGCTCCGTTTATCGTCACTTTTTTGAAGCTCTTTTCCTGAGCAGCAGGCATTAGTCTCAACACAAGGCAATCCCTTCAAGAGTATGTCGTTTTTAAATTAGGGACAGATTTTTAGCGATGATTACAAATGCATTTGGTTTAACATTGATTTTGGAATAACAATCTGGAAATGAAACGGAGTCTTTTTATATTTTTATTGATACTTGCAGGTGTAACTGGATTCCGGGATTCGTATGCGCAGGGTGAACAGAGTGCGATTGTATTTTCAGGAATGGTTGTAGGTGGTAAAACCACTGAGATTCTGCCTGGTGCTACCATTTTTATTGTAAATGCGGGAAGAGGGACATTGTCTAGAAGTGACGGTTCTTTTACGATCAAGGTTTTTCCGGGCGATAGCATTGTTTTTGGTTATGTGGGTTTCAAAAAGCAATATCACGTTATTCCAAGAAGCTATAATTCAGACATTTACTCCGCGATCGTAGCATTACGGGAAGATGTTGTAACGCTTTCCGGTGTAACCATTTACCCGTACTCAACAGAAGAAGAATTCAAAAAAGCATTCCTGGAATTGAAGCTGCCCGATCAGGCGGACCGCGACGCTTTGGCAAGAAGCACAGATCCTGACTATATCAACAGAATGGCCGCGCAAGTCCCTAATAATGCGCAAACCAATTATCGCTATTCCATGGATCAGCTGCTTTTCGGGCGTGAATCATCGGCCAATAAAGGCTTTGCGACGACATTCCCCTTCCTGAACCCATTTGCCTGGGCCAACTTTATCAAATCCGTCAAGAAAGGTGATTTGAAACAAAAAGACTGGCGTAAAGAGCTGAATGCGGCCCCGCGTGAGAACATTACCAAGCAGGATTTTATTCCTCCTATGCCTGAGAACGACATCAAGAAAAACGGCAGTAACTAAACTGTTTCCGGGTCAAATTTCTTTAAAACCACATTACTGCCATCAAAAGTGGCGAAATGCTGTTGCGTAACCCATTCTCCAAGATTAATGTAGCGCGACCGTGCATTGACCTGCATGTCCAGCACCAGATGCCGGTGTCCAAAAATGTAAAAATCGTGGTGCTGCGTTTGCTCCACTTCGCGGCAATATTGGAATAGCCATTCGTGATCCGCACCCATAAAGCGCTCCTCACCTTTATTAATATTGGCAATCCGGCTCCTTTTCGACCATTCCATCGCAATCCACATGCCTACATCGGGATGAACGATCCGGAAAATCATCTGGAAAAAACTGTTTTCAAAAACCTGTTTCAGAAACTTGTAAGTGCTGTCGCCCGGCCCCAGTCCATCACCGTGGCCAACTAATATGGTTTTTGAAACGCCTTTTGTATCGAATGTAAACGAGACCGGATTCCGGTAAATAACCGCCCCAACTTCCTCCGTCAGGTAACCCGACATCCACATATCATGGTTTCCGGTGAAAATGATCAGCTCAATTCCTTTGTCTGAAAGCTCCGCCAGCTTGCCTAGTAACCGTACAAAACCTTTGGGGACTGCCTTTTTGTATTCAAACCAAAAATCAAAAATATCGCCTACCAAAAATATCACCTGCGCATCGTGCTGGATGGATTCCAGCCAGCTTACAACACGTTTTTCTCGCTCACGGCTTTGTATCTGGGAAGGGACGCCAAGATGATAATCAGATGAAAAATAGGCGCGGCGGCCGTGTTGCAAGTGAATCGTCTTTTTCTCAAAATGAAAGTTCATGCGGAAGTTTAAATGCGCTGCAATTTACAATCTTCCTTTTAATTGACACCGCAATTAAGCCTTCGGATTGGTTTGGCGCCGCTAACTCAAATAGTTTCATACCCGATAACTAAATGATTATATTTAATATAATGTTCATCCAACTAAAAATCAGCACATTATGAAAGGATTATATGTAATGTTGGTCGCGGCGGTTGTTATGGCTTTTTGTTCTGTGACAGCATTAGCGCAAATACGGATCAATGAGCCCGGGCGGGTTGTTGAAAGGCAGGCCGAGAACAGGGCTAACAGAAAAATTGATCAGGCGGTAGACAAGGGTTTTGATTCGGTGGAAGAGGGGATCGGTAATCTCTTTAAAAAGAAAGATAAAAAAGCGAAGGAGGTAGAAAGTGCCAATCCGGATTCGAATGGTGATAAAAAGCCGGAAAGTAATGCTTCTTCCAATGCTGGTAATGAGGCAAATATTGAGAATGGGACGCCAGTCAAAGCCGGAAAGCCCAGTTTGAAGTCTTATAGTAAGTTTGATTTCATCCCTGGGGAAAAGGTCGTGGCGGTGGAAGATTTCGCGCAGGATGCCGTTGGAGATTTCCCGGCCAAATGGAACACCAATTCATCCGGCGAGGTGGTCACCATTGAAGGAACCGAGGGGAAATGGCTGATGCTAGGCCCGGAAGGCGTTTTTTATCCGGAATTTGTAAATAAACTTCCCGAAAATTTCACGCTGGAATTCAATCTGGCCACAACATCCGAATTCAGTTTTTATTCGGGTTATTTAAGGACGATTATTGCCGAAGTGGCCAGCCCGGCCAAGGATTTTACAAACTGGAAAGGGTTTGATGGCGGCAAAAAAAACGGAATCGAGCTGGGGCTGCATCCGCATGACGCAGGCGGCACTCAGGGAATTGCAATGTTTAACGTCTTTGGCGACGAGAATGCTGCTTCGATCATGAAAAATGAAAAGAGCTTTCCGGCTTTCCACGTGCCCGAGCATAATGTTGTAAAAGTGTCTGTTTGGCGGCAAAAGGGCCGGATGCGGCTTTATGTGGATGATTATAAGGTGTGGGATCTGCCCCGCGCATTCAATCCCGAGAAAAATTACAACTTCATAGCATTCTCCAACCAGGGTTACCACGAAGAAGCCAACCGTTACTTTATCTCCAATCTCAGGATTGCAGTCGGTGCGCCGGATACGAGAAGCAAACTCATCACAGAAGGTAAATTTTCCACGACAGGCATTTTGTTCGATGTGAATTCTGCCAATATCAAACCTGAATCTTACGGCGTGTTAAAAGACATCGCCAATGTGCTGACCGAAAATGGCACGGTGAAGGTCAAAATCATCGGTCATACCGATAGTGATGGTGACGACGGGAGCAACCTGGCATTATCCAAGAAGCGATCTGAGGCTGTGAAAGAAGCATTATCCAAAGATTTTGCCATCGATAAGACACGATTGGAAACGGACGGAAAAGGGGAAAGCGAGCCTGCTACACCCAACACAACCTCCGAAGGAAAGGCCAATAATCGTCGGGTGGAATTTGTGAAAATGTAGTCGGGGCGTGGTTTTTTAGCAGTCTCTTTCTAGATTGCGCACCGTTTACAACCCATAGTAATGAAAAGATATTTTGCTTCCCTAATGATCCTTTGCGCACTTGCTTACAGTGCGCCCATTTTTGCTCAGGCCCCCAAAAAGATCCCGGCCGACAAACAACGTGCTGCCCAATGGCAACCCGCCAAAGGTCAGTACTATTTCAGCCATTCGCTGGTTTATGATTATGAGAATAAAGCGGATCAAACCAAAGGAACAATCACCATTTACATTGATCCGGTGAGTGGCGGAATGTGTTTCAAGAAAGAAAGCAGCTTCGGAGTCGGCGGTAAAGATTTCGATTTCGTGATAGGCTTCCCGGATGGAAAATACATTTTTTGCGGCGCAGATGATAATGGTAAAAAGATCAAAATCAATGAAGCAGTGGGCGCATTGAAGCCCGGACCGGATACAAAGGCACAAGCGAGAGAAGATTTCTCGACTTACTGGGCAGCAACAGGAAACAAAAGGGATGATTTTGGTTTTGAAAGTCTCGAATATAACGTGAGTTTTGCCACTTCCGAGAATAAGGATACAGTTTGGATTGCCAAAACACCGTTTAATGTTTATCCGATATATGGGCTGGAATTCGTAGAAAGCGCAGTTGCTCTGCCCATTTCTTTGGATTATATGCACCTTTTGGAGCCTAATCAGCTGGTGGCCGAAATCAATTCTAAAGACATTGTTTTGAAATTGAAAAGCTTCGGCCGTGATCCGCAAACTGTTACAACAAAAGGATACACCGAATTTAAAACAGAATAAAAAAACATTTGCCGTCCCTATAAAGAGACGGCAAATGTTTTTTTTATTCTGAAATTGCTTCTGCTTCTGCTTGTTCTGCTTTTACTTCTGATAACGGGCGCATATTAGCGGGAATTTCCTGCTCATCCTCTTCCGAAGTGTATGGGAAAACGTCCAGAATCGGGGTTAATACAATATCCGTAGTTTCGTAAGGGATCAGGAAATTGCGCATGCTTTCGTTGATCCTATCGAGCGCTTGCTGGATGCCATCCGCGTTCACAAGCATATAATTCACGATTTTCTTCTCCTTACCGCTTTTCTCATCCACTGAAAAGTAGATCACTTTTGCTTTAAACCACTGTTCGCCTTCCTCAAATGCGAACAAATCCGCAAGCCGCATACGCGAAATGCTCATCACGCTGAACTCGCTGGCGCCAGTTACAATTTGCTTGTAAAGCCTGGCCTCAGACTCTGTATATGAAACGGCGTCTACCAGATAAACCTCATTGATTGTTTTAAGACTCCCTGCCTCATCCTCTTTTTGATACCGAATTTTCCCTAAATACCAGCTCGCCATATTTGTAGTTTTGTTTTTCTTAAAAGTAGGCAAATGTAAACGCTTGGGTGAAGGCGTGCAAAAAATATAGTCACAAACTAATAATCGTTGTGCGGTGCATGCGTTGTGATACCTACTGTTTAACTTGCGAAAAATATTTTGATAATGAAAAAGAACATTTGGGTCCTTGTACTCATGATTGTAGCCGGTGTGGCTTCAAGTTGCGGAGTGGGCCGCCAGGTTGCCGATGCCAAAACTTTTGGAGATTGTAAATACGACATTGCGTCCGTGGATAGCGTTTATCTGGCCGGAATTGACATCAGGGAATTCCGTAACATCCGCAGTTTCAGCGATTTTGATCTGGCCAAATATCCGGGATTGGCAATGGGGCTTTTGCGTAAAAATGTGCCTTTGGATATAAGGGTTAACATTGATATTACAAATCCAACCAAAAATCGCGCAGCGATTAACCAGTTGGAATACAAAGTGTTGCTTACCAATAATGAGATTTTCAATGGTTTCCTTAGCCAGCTGATCGAAGTTATGCCGGGAACAAGTCCGACAAGAGTTCCGGTGCGGTTGAATACCAATGCTTACCAGTTGCTATCCAACGACAAAACGCGTGACGAGTTCGTCAATATGATTCTCGCGTTGACGGGTAAGGCCGATGCAAAGCCTACGAAATTCCAGGTGAAGATCCGGCCAACGCTTGATGTGGCCGGGAAACAAGTTAACTATCCAGGATACATTACATTTGAAAAAGAAATCACCAGCAAAATGCTGGCACGCTAAGATCTAAATCACAGAGTTTTGAGAATACTTGTAAACAACCCTTACCTTTTTCAATATTTCAGCCTTGTCGTTCTCCTGCTTGTTTTGTTTGGAATAAGCTTTTACAAAGGTCAGGTTGCATTAAGGAAATGGTCTGGAATAGCGCTTATCGTTACGCCGGTTGTTTATTTCTATCTCATTCTGGAAGCCTATACATTGAATATTCCTTACACGGATGACTTCAATCTGCTGGAAACGATCCATCATTTTCATGTTGCCAATGGTTTTGTAGGTAAAATTGAAGTGTTGTTTGAACAGGTCAATCAGCACCGTTTTGCATTTGAAAGAACTGTCATGCTGATCATGTACTTTTTTACGGGTACGGTCAACATTAAAACACAAATTTTGCTCGGTAACCTCGCGTTGCTGGGCATTTTTTATTTATTATTCCTGACATTCAAGAAAGAGCAGATCTCCTGGTATTACTTCATTCCTGTTCCGTATGTACTTTTCAATCTGATTTATTTCGAAAATGCGGTTTGGGGAATTGCCGCGATCCAAAACACACCACTGATCTTTTTCGCACTCCTTTCCGCTTATGGAATGGGTAAGAATGATCAGAAAGGCTGGTATCTGGGAGTTGCCGCCGCGCTTTTGACAACATTTACCAGCGGAAGCGGCATTCTCACATGGATCATCGGAACGCTGATTCTGGCTTTACAGAAAAGATTCAAATTGCTGTTTGTGTGGCTGGCAATCGCCTTTGCCATTGTGCTTTTCTACTTTTTGTTCGATTACCAGGTCATTCCTTCGCATACCGGGTCCATCTGGCCGCACCCGATTTTTAACATCATTTTTGTCTTCGCTTTCTGGGGCAATGCACTGTATCTGGACGTTATCCACCCGATCGCTAATTCATTTTACGTGGACATGATCTGGTGCGTTTTGCTGGGCGCGGGCATTTTACTCATTTTCTTCATTTGGCTGGTAAGGCTCATCATGGCCAGGACAACGCTTTGGAGCGACTGGTTTTTGTGGGGCGCCATGATGTTTGCAATGGGAACGGGCGCAATGTTCGTGATTAGCAGGCCTATCAACACGTATGTCATGTATGGCGGCAACATTTTTTCGCGGCGTTACATGATTTTCGGGGTGGCTTTGCTGGCAACGGTTTATGTGTGTGTTGTGATTTTGGTCAAAAATTTCAAAAACGGAAAGAACATTGTCGCAGGACTTGGTTTGTTATGTTTCCTGGCGCTGAATTTTGTGAGTTATTATTTGTCGGTGACCAGCATTCGCAAATTCCATGAAGACCTCGCGATAGACAGTTTTTACTGGACAAACCACAAAACTTTCCTGACAACAGGCGACAATTTTGGCGACATTCCTTTCTGGAACCACCCGACCAGGATGAGCAACATGATTGATACATTGGATGCAAACGGTCTGCTCGATTTTGATCAATTCAAACAATTGCCTGAACACAAGCGCATCATTACAGAAACAGGAGATAAAGCGACGCGCTATAACGGGAGATTTGATTTAAAAATCAGTTACCTGAACGACCTTAATAATGTTCCCTCCAAGTTCCTGCGTTTTGAAGCAACGCATAATGGGGCCTCTGAGCCGGTTTACTTTGTGCTTGCTTCCGCTAATCGCACCATTTTGCTGCCCGCACTTCCTGTGCCTAACTCAGTGGGTGATTTGATTCAAAAGCAAACCTATTACAGCTCCAACTATCAATATTCGTTATACCGGACAAAGCTTCCGGCGGGTTTATTTGAAGTCTGGATGATGGAAAAAGATCCTGCTGCGCCGGGAAAATGGAAATCGTATTTTACGGGTAAAAGCATTTCCCTACTTGACAGTACATTAGCCATTAAATAGCTGATATGAAGATACTTACTTACAATCTTAACGGGATCCGGGCCGCATTGCGCAATGGTCTGGTTGAATGGTTAAGCACGGTTTCCGCCGACATTTTATGTTTTCAGGAGGTGAAGGCGACGCCTGATGTGGTGGATTTGTCTGGTCTTGAAGCGCTGGGTTATGAACTTATTGGCTGGCATGCTGCGGAAAAGAAGGGTTACAGCGGCGTCGCCATGTTTTCTAAAATCCAACCTGATATGGTCTCAGCAGGTTGCGAAATTCCAGCTTATGATGCGGAAGGACGGATTTTACGAGCAGATTTCGGAGACATAACCATTTTGAATTGCTATTTTCCATCCGGGACCAGCGGGGAAATTCGTCAGGGGGTGAAAATTCAGTTTCTGAGTGACTTTTTCGATTGGGTTACTGCGTTGA
Coding sequences:
- a CDS encoding DUF4494 domain-containing protein, with translation MASWYLGKIRYQKEDEAGSLKTINEVYLVDAVSYTESEARLYKQIVTGASEFSVMSISRMRLADLFAFEEGEQWFKAKVIYFSVDEKSGKEKKIVNYMLVNADGIQQALDRINESMRNFLIPYETTDIVLTPILDVFPYTSEEDEQEIPANMRPLSEVKAEQAEAEAISE
- a CDS encoding exodeoxyribonuclease III, producing the protein MKILTYNLNGIRAALRNGLVEWLSTVSADILCFQEVKATPDVVDLSGLEALGYELIGWHAAEKKGYSGVAMFSKIQPDMVSAGCEIPAYDAEGRILRADFGDITILNCYFPSGTSGEIRQGVKIQFLSDFFDWVTALRKERPNLIICGDYNIAHTEIDIHDPVRNKKMSGFLPEEREWMTKWFGNGYTDAFRFKNPELREYSWWTYRAGARGNNKGWRIDYISVADSIKDRIISSRQINDAVHSDHCPVWLEIESPYSRSDS
- a CDS encoding carboxypeptidase-like regulatory domain-containing protein, with product MKRSLFIFLLILAGVTGFRDSYAQGEQSAIVFSGMVVGGKTTEILPGATIFIVNAGRGTLSRSDGSFTIKVFPGDSIVFGYVGFKKQYHVIPRSYNSDIYSAIVALREDVVTLSGVTIYPYSTEEEFKKAFLELKLPDQADRDALARSTDPDYINRMAAQVPNNAQTNYRYSMDQLLFGRESSANKGFATTFPFLNPFAWANFIKSVKKGDLKQKDWRKELNAAPRENITKQDFIPPMPENDIKKNGSN
- a CDS encoding UDP-2,3-diacylglucosamine diphosphatase: MNFHFEKKTIHLQHGRRAYFSSDYHLGVPSQIQSREREKRVVSWLESIQHDAQVIFLVGDIFDFWFEYKKAVPKGFVRLLGKLAELSDKGIELIIFTGNHDMWMSGYLTEEVGAVIYRNPVSFTFDTKGVSKTILVGHGDGLGPGDSTYKFLKQVFENSFFQMIFRIVHPDVGMWIAMEWSKRSRIANINKGEERFMGADHEWLFQYCREVEQTQHHDFYIFGHRHLVLDMQVNARSRYINLGEWVTQQHFATFDGSNVVLKKFDPETV
- a CDS encoding OmpA family protein: MKGLYVMLVAAVVMAFCSVTALAQIRINEPGRVVERQAENRANRKIDQAVDKGFDSVEEGIGNLFKKKDKKAKEVESANPDSNGDKKPESNASSNAGNEANIENGTPVKAGKPSLKSYSKFDFIPGEKVVAVEDFAQDAVGDFPAKWNTNSSGEVVTIEGTEGKWLMLGPEGVFYPEFVNKLPENFTLEFNLATTSEFSFYSGYLRTIIAEVASPAKDFTNWKGFDGGKKNGIELGLHPHDAGGTQGIAMFNVFGDENAASIMKNEKSFPAFHVPEHNVVKVSVWRQKGRMRLYVDDYKVWDLPRAFNPEKNYNFIAFSNQGYHEEANRYFISNLRIAVGAPDTRSKLITEGKFSTTGILFDVNSANIKPESYGVLKDIANVLTENGTVKVKIIGHTDSDGDDGSNLALSKKRSEAVKEALSKDFAIDKTRLETDGKGESEPATPNTTSEGKANNRRVEFVKM
- a CDS encoding putative signal transducing protein — translated: MAENWVKAFQSAQMMRAEIAREILEQNGIAAVIVDKKDSSYPVFGMYEVHVPTSDISQAQTIITNEGALNESE
- a CDS encoding CPBP family intramembrane glutamic endopeptidase — translated: MQNSNSIQLVSRVPGTGGSLLVLIGFVLIGMAVGNILAVMVLALYLQVDTNSITTVLNQLLSDPGGVKNGWYALMMLQGTVHFFSYLLPSLIFWIYIDRKTIAEFDFRPKPAFRIWLLAFLLVLAFIPVNSKFIEWNAAMKLPDALSGLELWMKEKENQLSVMTAFMTEYTQFSQLLVALFIVVLLPALGEEVLFRGVIQTKLIKLWGNPHAGIWVAAAIFSAIHFQFYGFLPRMMLGAVFGYLYYWTGNIWIAILAHFVNNGFVLVMMYLNNIGVININIEETKSMPLMLILSSLLVSAGILFSIRKASAMQNEAVVVDKEF
- a CDS encoding phosphatidate cytidylyltransferase — protein: MRERLTSLNNLQQRTITALAGVFVIISCILYNELTFLLLFCTISSLTQLEFYKLLGLDGNQPLTYYGTFCGTVMILLAYLIEQDIVPFENYFIISPLLSMIFFIKLYKKNDLKPFTNIGFTFLGIIYVALPFALIIVMAMRGGNYNYEIVLGSLLLLWASDIGGYFAGTNFGKRKLFERISPKKSWEGAVGSAVFAAFIAFALGYYFRTFEPWKWYCIGAIIVVVGTYGDLVESLFKRSIAIKDSGSSIPGHGGFLDRFDGLLLSAPFIVTFLKLFS